In Nematostella vectensis chromosome 3, jaNemVect1.1, whole genome shotgun sequence, the genomic window gagtctaacaggtccttgagctctggcgtggtgatccagccctcgttttgttccaagtgctgccctaccctcccggaagtgtaggggtggcgggcctcagagaacccccactcggtcagctgaatggccccggtcagttgaagaacctcgctcaatggccgtcccgcaacatccgcgatacgatacacgttcgtagggaagccgtatttccgtaccaaatcaatggcgtccgaggcgccgtcGAAGAcgctgtcctcgcatcctaggtacgacacacgcatgtcgatgtgcgcatgaggctgcgcccctaagttttccttgctattccacactttggattcaacctgcgccgctcgccagacgtccctgtatttaagaggcgttggcctgatgttctctctttgggtcaACTTCTTGAAGCGGTACCCTATtgcgccgcccatcgagtgcgtagcttcggtgtactcttggtaagCTGAGTGATCATCAcagagccattgaggatcatgtccggtctcgtctgtaaacgccctgtcgatagccgccCCGTCCTGTCCCGActggtacagtttgccttcgtgcgtgactataacacgcccacacagccagaccctcgtgctcctggggatcgccctgtttataaagcggatgagcacctctcgcacctTCGCCTCGCGCGTCtttgtggcggcactggtgGCGCGAGGCGCTGCCTCCCCCTggcataacgaacgaagctccctcttagcctcgaagtctaggccgtggacgctcgcgatcgcaggtggttcagtcggaagctccgcccaggcgtggttattgtggcaagggatggtGATCCTCGTCTTAGTCTCGTACTTCCCAGAGTCCCACAGGACGTcacccagggcgtccacggctactagctttacctcgagcttcttttccatctcaaagaggtcttctttggtgcatcccgtagtggccagcttcttgtcaaatcgctcgaggatcttgcctcgtgtcttggttagaccaagggagcgcgaggtgccgcgattcctgaagaagtcggcaacatagctcacaacacagttaacgaaggcgtcactcccctctcgctcaaacattggcccaggctcaccattttgctcaggtagtctgtaacgccggtcggggtccaCCATTTCGAGCACCAGTGGCAGCACTGCGTTTGCCCGCAGAGGCTCCCGCTCCTGCGAGACCCACCAAACCGAGCCGTCGTCAtcaatatcaggcccccgcataaccggccttagagcaatgacacctgttccaccaagatctcgtatctcctggtaaacactggcgtttatgtcttggccccgaagagtggcatccacgcttgggaaccgaagatgggcgccgccgacgaagagagaatagtactcctcggggtctaagccctctgggccctcttgccgtcgtcccggcagcaaagggtcgacttcctctgtccacactttctccggtacgagcggcttaagcagcctgtgtttgacatcgtcggggatgtcctcgtccaggatgttctggaccagccctgccagtacggcgggcgcctctttgtcacgcatgctatcgagaatctcctctatataagcgtccatgtttgggtataccctgtgccacccagtcgccgactgcccgtatcacagccggTGGGACGAGTGTTCGGGTATGacctgtgccacccagtctctaattgcccgtaccacagccggcgggacgagcgTTCGGGTATGacctgtgccacccagtctctaattgcccgtaccgCAGTCGGCGGGACGagcgtttgggtatgccttgtgccacccagtcccTGACCGCCCGTACCACGGGCCGCGGTGTCGGACAGGacgtttgggtatgccttgtgccacccagcaTCAATTGCCCGTgccgcgggctgcgatgtcagacaggacgagtgcgaaccatttccgagcgcgcctctcgacgccacgcatcctctgccctacacgattcgctccgcaggggcggcacaaccgcgtctccgaccgAGTCCCTAcgccgcagatcctgcacggcacggggagggggatgcccttacggagcctttggaggtgcaccttgcagtaggtgtccatacACCTtcggccgcacgtgtttgcgtggccgacctttagccacccgcaataATCCTTTCCGTACctcatccttcgaacgctcggtgtaccacaggacagacggatgtctaattgcaagtccttgggggttcgggcctacatgaacaattgccttaattattcatgtacgcgaaACGCGCCGGCCTACAGCCCTAATTATatattcatgcacgcgaaacacccACCGGCCTGcagccctaattaattattcatgcacgcgaaacgCCCACCGGCCGTGcagccctaattaattatttatgtacgcgaaacgcgcccggcctacattagcaattgccaaaagcttatgtacgtggaatcgatttggcctacattagcaattgccaaAAGCTTATGTACGTGGAATCgcttggcctacattagcaattgccaaaagcttatgtacgtgaaatcaatttggcctacattagcttttgccgattattcatgtacgtgaaacattatacgcttgatatatagagacggggctgggaggcccggaggtgcgattcgcgcctcccaggCCTAAGAcgggagacggggctgggaggcccggaggggcgaccCGCGCCTCCCACTAGTTTCTCTGAAACCCCCTGGTCCCCCccatattatattatatatattgtatatgtattgtattgtattgtattgtattgtattgtattgtattgtattgtattgtattgtattgtttcTACGGGAAATGTCCCTAAAATGGGACACTTCCCGGGACATTTCCCGGTTAGAAATGGCAGTTGTCCCGGGAAGTGTCCCGTTTTGGGAAGTGTCCCGGGAATTGTCCCGTAAAGTGGGAAGTGTCCCGGGAATTGTCCCGGGAAGTGTCCCGGGAACTGACCCATCAGGGAAATGTCCCGGGAAATGTCCCTTTCAGCTGGGAAGTGTCCCGGGAAGTGGACCCTTGTGCATGGAATATCGAGGAGAGAAGCTTACGAGCTTCAATGACGCTTACGAGGTTCAACAAAGGTGACAAGATCTCCTTTTTAATAATAAGCCTTTTACTGTATACAAATTTTCATTGAGTAAATGATTAGTTAATTTAACTACAAAAGGCTCGTatcatctgtatgagtttgtACATTTTTTCCCAAACTCTGATGGAATGGACTTATCTGCTGCAGTATACCGGTCTTGATTGCACTAAACGTGGCACTTCTCTAACGTAACGGAAAAACATATAATCTTATGATCATCACAGTCTTCGAATTTACAATGATATAATACAACGTCTCGTTTACTTTTCCTTTAAGAGTATCATTTGGGCTTATCAAAAGATCAAACttgtaatcaaaattatgAATTGTGGGAAAAGTATGGAAACAAGCATTTGTAGTTTATATTAACACCCTACCCTTTCTAGACTTCCTGTTTAGAGACAAATGCATAGTTTTGCATTTTGACAAGAGCCGGTACTGAATTGTTGGCTGGTTACTCCCGAGAGAGAGAGCATCAACATTTGAAAGTCTTCGTCTTCACATGTGTCCATGACATGCTTTATATCATGGACCCGAGGAAGGCGAGACCCTCTCTTGAACAGATGAGAGTACACTCTCTCCCCAATAGCTTTATCCTCAGTTGACCAATACTTCCGCGTACCCATGGAGCTCCCCTTGAGCAGTCGGTGGGATTATGTGGGAGGAATTGTCATCCACCCACTTAGCGGTTCTGTCCTCGTCTGAAGAAGCTGTTGGGAGCTCTGGATTTGGCTCAAGAGAGGACAGATAGCGAATGCGGTTGAAAATCTAAACATGAGAAGGCGTAAACTATGAGTAGGTCATTTTTTCTCTGCATATCAAGGTAGACAGCGACATAAACCCCTAGTCAGTATAAGGAAAGCGTGCTTTCTTGGTTTATTTCTTTGAACTATATTGATGTGATTGCTGGAGATCAGGGAAGAataaaaaagccaaaaaaaaagaccaaacaaataaatatctTTCAGGGGCGGGGGATATGTAACATACATAAATTTGAAAAACTCTGTCATTGAGGGGGGATTTCAATCAAATGACAAAGAATATTAACAAGCAAAACAGATTAGACTGTAACAGGAATATATTTTACTAACCTTTTTGATGTCTAGGCCCTGCAGTGTTTTGCTTGTCTGTACTCGTTCGCCTACCAGGTCCTTGTTGATTACCAGCTTGTTCTTGATCTCTCTCTCAAACAATGTTAGAAGCTCAGCCTCTTGCTGGTCGTCAAGTATGGTAGGACGGCCAGTTGGACGGTTGCTCTGTGAAGACGCAGCATCTGAAAGTTCGCTTGATGGCTTATTAGAGCATTGGAATCGCTCTGCGAGGCTCTTCTGAGCACTTACAGATCGCTCAATCTTTTCCTCCAAAACATAGTATTGCTTTTGGGTCTGGATCTTGTGCGTCATCAGATTACAAAGGTCTGTGCGGCTCTCATCAGACTCATTGCGAAAAGATGACGCCGCAACCTGCCGAAACTTGGTGGGGAAAAGCCGTCCCTTCTCAACTCGCCCATATTTTCTCCCCTGATATGCAAAGATTGAGGAAATTCGGCTTGACTGAATTGAAGTCCCTGCCCTTGTCAAAAAGAACGCCCTATCGTCCTTCCCAGGGTTCTCCGCCGCCGCGATAGTTCGAAACACCTTCTAGATATCTCTTCATTAGGTCGTGGGTCTCTGTGGTTAGGACCACAGGTGCTGGACCATCGGCACCGGTCTTGTGATTTTTTACGAGAACTACGAAGCGTTCTTCTCTCCACTCCGCCTTCTCAAACTCAGAGACTTGCAGCCCTTCCCCGACACCAGAACGTTGGGCATTGGAGTGTACCACCATAAAAATCAGGTAATCCCTTACTTGATTGTGTTCTCTAAGAGAGTAGCTGCCTTTAGTAGTAGCGTTTGATAGGAACTCTCTGTCTTCTTTAAGAGCGCCAGAGTTATTCATGTCCTGTACCTCCTTTAGTGTCAGCTGGTTGTGCTATTTTTCTACCTGCTTGTCGGATCTCTCTTGTCTCAATACCGGCTTAAGATAGGTTTTTCAGCCTGACATAGCTGCTAATGTCTTTTCGAGGTCTTTCTCGACATCATAAGGCAATATCATTTCGCTTTggcaattcaaaacaaaatgcaagAAATCCTCCAGTGCTAAGATGTAATTATATACAGTGCGCTTCTTAAATCTTGGAGCAATACTTGCTGGGTTTGTGGTCATAACAAAATTGTCCCAGATAAAGCAGTGGTCACGGAAGAGCTCGAAGTCTACACGTTTTCCCGATTAGTTGCTTAGTTCGATCATGAGCCAGTAAATTTTGCTTGTGACCTCAGCGGCAATTGTAGCGGGTTTTTTCATGCCACCCTCCGGCCTCAGTAGATGCTTCCAGAATGCTGAAAGTTGTGCTTCAACTCGATCTTTGCTATTCCCAAGCTTAGACCAGTTCTTGGCTTTGTTTTTTCTGCAAAACTTTTCCTCCTCGTCGTCTGCCTCGGTCTCATTTTCTTGTTGCTGCGCTCCTTCTTCGTCTTTCCTAGGAATGTAGTCGGGGTCGGCTTCCTCCTGCGAGGGCTTTCTCGATTTTACCTGGGCTGAAGTTATAAGTAGAACGGCGTCCTTGTGGCTCATTGGGCCTACTAGCTCATCATTCTCAGTATCGTGTACGGTATTGAAAGCCCCCACGTTTTACAGAAAAGAATACGAGGGGGTCATTACTCTTGACTTTCTGACTACCAAAGACACAACTTCCTAACTCCTAGCTAAGGCGTTTAGGAGGGGAACCTCACTCTAGATCCGCTGCTGGTAATACATACACTTTCCCTTTGTATCCCAGAGAGGAGGGGAACCTCACTCTAGATCCGCTGCTGGTAATACATCGCTCCCTTATTCAATGCCATTTCAACGGACTTTGATATTCTATCGTATCCAGCCTTCCAGCGTCATGTAATATACgtttttcttacttttttgCCAAAACGTGTGAATATCTCAAAATGTGGAAAAGGCGAAACAATTGTTCTGAGTAACAACGCTTTCTTTTTTAGCTCTTTCTCAAACCAAACCTAACGCTATTGCTAAACCTAATTACAACACTGGCcttaaccctaaccctaccttttaatcgaaaaaaatgttttgaagcTAAAAAACGTGGTAAAAACCAAAACCATtatttttactgttttatGTCCTGCATTTGATGGATTCcgcttatttatttatttcaatacAACACTCAACAATTGTGTGGGAAGTGTCCCGTGCTGAACATACAAAAAGCACCTACAAATGGataaaactataaaatttTCCCCTAAAAGACATGCTATCAGCAGATCTAACTGTAACACATCGCTCGTCTTGTTATACTCCATTTGCTACGATATTTTCCATCATCTATAGCATCACGAAGTTTAGCGGGACATTTCCCGAATTGCAGATATTCAAGGGCCGTAACAAAAATGTTCATTATACAGGTTTATATTCACCCGAAAGGATGTAGGTATAAATAGGCATGATCGGCAATAGTATCATTATCCTGCTCCATGTAGTGAATAAGAAATGTATTCCTATTTACAGCATTTTCTATTTGTTTaggcgttttttttattaaaaaacacTTAAAAAAAGCAAGAGGTTTGAGAATTTTGTCAATCTCGTCCAAGCTTTCTGATCTTGCTTTTCATTAGTTTTGCCGTTCTTTTGACTAAAAAAAGCGACATGAAGTATTTATTTCGGGTTGCTATAGTAACCACTCCCTTTTCCCCCCACCTACACCCCCTCTAGGACAACAAAACCAAGGAACGGAAAGAAATCCGTAAAACAGTTTACAACCATTATTAGAACTAACATTTATAGTGTAtggccctttttccttaataaatattgaaataaaTCTTCTATAATTTTCTGGGAAGTGTCCCTCATCGAATATATTTGaagcgtaaaaaaaaataataaaattgcaTATCTTTAAAAATATAGACCGACACTCCGAAGTACTTAGTATAACACACCACTCCTCTTGTTTGGTCCTATTTGCAACGACGTTTTCTATCATTTCTAGAGACATATAATCTAAAGGGACACTTCCCACTCTTCTGGGTTTCAAGGGCCGTAACCAATAAAGTTCGATAAATGCGTTGATCTTCTTTTAGTAAAGTAACCACAGAGCTAGGAGTCACCAACAATAGCGGGAGACTCTACTCATATGACACGAATCAGTAATACAGACCATTTTATAGCATTTTTTCGCTTTAGAACGttttgtacatatttttttttcgtgtaaGTGCACCAGATCTTGTCCCGGACTTGTTGGTGAACATGACTATTCTCTCGAAAACACCAATGTCAGTGTCCCGCACTAGATAGCGGCTTGTTTTACTGGCAGTATTGAGTGTAAAGTTGTTTAGGGATGAACTGATTTCTCCTTGAAGGTATCGGGAAATTCgataaaaaaatgaagttTTAGACCACCTTTTGGAATTTGTCCCGTGAGAGTCGGgaaattgcaaaaaaataCCACTTTTTTTGATGCGCATTCAGAGAACTTTCAGCATACTTTAAAAGAGATAGATACGTCACTGATAACCGATTGTGTGAGCTGGATTACTCTATTTGTGGAAAATATTGCAAAAAGACGTAATACAATTTCGCGGGACAAAAAGTTGGAAGTAGAAACAgtagtattgtattgtattgtattgtattgtattgtattgtattgtattgtattgtattgtattgtattgtattgtattgtattgtattgtattgtattgtattgtattgtattgtattgtatggtatggtatggtatggtatggtatggtatggtatggtatggtatggtatggtatggtattaTATTGTCATGAGATGCAATAATCAAGGTTCAACACAGCAGTTCTAAAGTTATAGTATCTGATATATATCAGTAATTAGATGGACTTTCTATGTGTAAAtcttgtgatattatcggataTTTAATCAAGTCATGAGATGCAATAGTCTAGGTTCAACATGGCAGTTCTAAGGGTATAAGATCTGATAAATATCAGAAATTAGATTTGTGAGCTTTGTTATAATATCGACTAAATATCTGATACTAGAACCCTGTgaaaaaatatctgatttaTATCCGGTTTTAAATGAGTGATAAATATCGTATAAATATCAAAGTGCCAGAAAATTCGATATCGCGCTTTTATGACTTGACTCGCACTTTCGTTCTCTCAATTCAACCTCCGCTCTCCTTTCACCATACCTTGTGCACTCGTTTCGGCTTGtggtgaaaattgttttagtatgccaTGATCCTCATTTATCCTATTTTAGTCCTGTCAAGGGTCTAAGCCGTAGAATTTGGTCCATCACACTcatatttctatttttctaaacgtaaacattacgaaaagaataaaagcgctcaatttgaaaaggtttttcaaacgatattttactttcgagcacaggaactcatcaatcaaatatcaaacttggtatagagcagaatattttgctgctttgGTCACTTTTTGCGATGTGACGTctcgctaacaaaacaaattcaaactccgcgcggccattttaaatatttgcataataagtaggtaaatcgaTATTACCAATAATGGTACTGTACGGCACTGGTTATTGCTGAAatcgttgtgtggttacaagttttaccgtcatctttagaTCTCAACCTGtttagtcaaatgattattcaacttcaggaaacaaaaCTGCAAAATTTATAAGAAATTGCCTCGGTCTtacgatattggatacaaAGGTCTTCTCGATTTTACGAAACAAATCTGTTATCCCAATCGTAATTTTGACctcgatacaacgatattaTTGATTCTGTCTATCAACAGAGAAAAACTCAAAACACCACATATGTACAGGCAGTTAACGATCTTTGACTTGGCAGATTTTAATTAAATGCAGATTTACAGTCTTACAGAGGGTAACTATACAGTCACAGTACACAGAGTAGagttacaatattattattttgtaagttgataattaacccgacctcgctacaatgatattttcaatggattttccttgatatcgtaaaatcaggttttatctttaaaaaaaggaaatccgacaataacaaaaggtttttaataaaaagcgCACCAATTGTTGATCATTCAAATAATAAAAGCCTTTGCAGCAACTATAGGTAACAAGCATATGGTGGTCCTTTTATTGTCCATTTGAACACTAATCATTGCTTGCGCACAGGAAACTGTTTACCGGCTTCAAAGGGTATCAAATGAATTATTGTTGCGTTTTCGAATTTGGCAATGCTTTCATCAAGTATATAACTTAACATTCGGGGAAAAAACGCTTTAACTGTAATATATAAGTTTGTGTTTTCACAAAATGCGCGTGAAAGCGAAGACAATTTGCATTCCCAGGGATGACTGCGGGATCTAAATTCATGGTTAATTCTATTATTTTGTTCAACTAGCAAAGCTACCATTAAAGCAGTATGTCCCATTATATTTCAACAAGTGTATTTCTACAAGCTATGGCGTATGAAATAAGACTGAATGGGATCAATGATTAAGCATAGTGAATAGAATGACAGTTCGTTTACTTTTTTATACATACCTTGTGGTTTCTCGTTTTCACATTCAGGTGGTTGCTCTTGATCTCGACCAAACTCTATTATACAAATGAACTGCTGGcttttttatcatttaatGGTACGCACTGGTTGTATATTGGCGATTAGTGCTTACATCCACTTGGAAACTCAAAGCGCTTTTCTGGCACTCGTTGCCATAGCTACGTGACGTAAGCGAAAATCGGCCAATGTAGATTTCCACGCCACTTGCCTTCACCTGCACATCTCCAAGACACACAGATTCTATTTAATTACGATTGATAATAGCGTCTGATGAATCTATATTTAGATGCTCATTACAAGGCAacattttcatgttttttagtTCTACTTGGAGAACTCGTGATTTCTGCTTGGAGCTTATCAAACTACAGTAGACGACTGCTGAAAAGGGGCTATAACGGTAAATTTTCGAATGCTGCAAATAAAATTGTTTGCCTGAAGCCATCTTTATCATATTGTGAATCACAAAAGGGCCATTTATTAACTCGCTAACAGCTTGTGCGTCGTCAGCTTTATTAAGAAGCGCTCCGCTAATCCATTCAAGATGAAATGCAATActcaaaaaaatgatttttcaataatttgtctATAGACTTATATTTGTCTCCTGATTacaaaaatgtgtttctttttaaaatcgaacaaatattaaatattttatggatttttccttatttttctcgGCTTGACCCCGAAAAACACTACAAAATTTGAACCAAGTATCGCTACCTGCAGcgtgaaaaataaacagcgcagaaacacaacaacaacacaggAGGCAACCAGGATATGTGCtctcaatattattttaatctcaGCTTAATCcagttaaaataaaatatttgacaGATTTTCTCAAATATAGCCTCGCATCCATCATTTTGCACGA contains:
- the LOC116612168 gene encoding uncharacterized protein LOC116612168, whose protein sequence is MTHKIQTQKQYYVLEEKIERSVSAQKSLAERFQCSNKPSSELSDAASSQSNRPTGRPTILDDQQEAELLTLFEREIKNKLVINKDLVGERVQTSKTLQGLDIKKIFNRIRYLSSLEPNPELPTASSDEDRTAKWVDDNSSHIIPPTAQGELHGYAEVLVN